From the genome of Pseudomonas sp. Teo4, one region includes:
- the dnaQ gene encoding DNA polymerase III subunit epsilon produces the protein MEQQQDTRLVILDTETTGMPVGEGHRIIEIGCVEVIGRRLTGRHFHVYLQPDRESDEGAIGVHGITDTFLVGKPRFAEVAEEFFEFIQGATLVIHNAAFDVGFINNEFALMGQQDRADISRHCTILDTLLLARARHPGQRNSLDALCKRYDIDNSGRELHGALLDSELLADVYLAMTGGQTSLSLAGHGADSDGDGQGGTGSEIRRITGRAPGRVIMATAEEMEAHAERLAAIAKSAGGPAMWQVLTETPAG, from the coding sequence GTGGAGCAGCAGCAAGATACCAGGCTGGTCATTCTCGATACCGAAACCACCGGCATGCCAGTGGGCGAAGGCCATCGAATCATCGAGATCGGCTGTGTCGAGGTCATCGGCCGGCGCCTGACCGGGCGTCACTTCCACGTGTACCTGCAACCTGATCGGGAAAGTGACGAGGGCGCCATCGGCGTTCACGGCATCACCGATACCTTCCTGGTCGGCAAGCCGCGCTTTGCCGAGGTGGCCGAAGAGTTCTTCGAGTTCATCCAGGGCGCCACGCTGGTCATCCATAACGCGGCGTTCGACGTTGGCTTCATCAACAACGAATTCGCCTTGATGGGGCAGCAGGACCGCGCTGATATTTCCCGGCACTGCACCATTCTTGACACCCTGTTGCTGGCTCGGGCCCGTCACCCAGGGCAGCGCAACAGCCTCGATGCGTTGTGCAAACGCTACGACATCGACAACTCCGGCCGTGAACTGCACGGCGCATTGCTCGACTCGGAACTGCTGGCTGACGTCTACCTGGCGATGACCGGTGGCCAGACCAGCCTGTCGCTGGCTGGCCATGGTGCTGATAGCGACGGTGATGGGCAGGGCGGCACTGGCAGTGAGATTCGCCGTATTACCGGGCGTGCGCCTGGTCGGGTGATCATGGCTACCGCCGAGGAGATGGAGGCCCATGCCGAGCGCCTGGCGGCCATTGCCAAGTCGGCGGGCGGGCCGGCAATGTGGCAGGTGCTGACGGAAACGCCTGCCGGTTGA
- the phnX gene encoding phosphonoacetaldehyde hydrolase — protein sequence MNYSNPTQLQAAILDWAGTVVDFGSFAPTQIFVEAFAEFDVQVSIEEARGPMGMGKWDHIRTLCDVPEIAERYRKVFGRTPTDEDVTAIYERFMPLQIEKIAVHSALIPGALDTLTGLRKDGLKIGSCSGYPKVVMDKVVELAAQNGYVADHVVATDETPNGRPWPAQALANVIALGIDDVAACVKVDDTVPGILEGRRAGMWTVALVCSGNALGLTWEGYRALSAEKLESERKRIHAMFESSRPHYLIDTINELPEVIADINRRLAKGEMPQAF from the coding sequence ATGAACTACAGCAACCCTACCCAGCTGCAAGCCGCCATTCTTGACTGGGCCGGCACCGTGGTCGACTTCGGCTCCTTCGCCCCGACCCAGATCTTCGTCGAAGCCTTCGCCGAGTTCGACGTTCAGGTGTCCATCGAAGAGGCCCGTGGCCCGATGGGCATGGGCAAGTGGGACCACATCCGCACCTTGTGCGACGTGCCGGAAATCGCCGAGCGCTACCGCAAGGTGTTCGGCCGCACGCCCACCGACGAGGACGTCACCGCCATCTACGAGCGCTTCATGCCGCTGCAGATCGAGAAGATCGCCGTGCACTCGGCGCTGATTCCAGGCGCCTTGGATACCCTCACCGGGTTGCGCAAGGACGGCCTGAAGATCGGCTCGTGCTCCGGCTACCCGAAAGTGGTGATGGACAAGGTGGTGGAGCTGGCCGCGCAGAACGGCTATGTCGCCGACCATGTGGTGGCCACTGATGAAACGCCCAATGGCCGCCCTTGGCCGGCTCAGGCCCTGGCCAACGTGATCGCCCTGGGCATCGACGATGTGGCGGCCTGCGTCAAGGTCGACGATACCGTACCCGGCATTCTCGAGGGCCGCCGTGCCGGCATGTGGACCGTGGCACTGGTGTGCTCGGGCAACGCACTGGGCCTGACCTGGGAGGGTTACCGGGCGCTGAGTGCGGAGAAACTGGAAAGCGAACGCAAGCGCATCCACGCGATGTTCGAGAGTTCGCGCCCGCACTACCTGATCGACACCATCAACGAGTTGCCAGAGGTGATTGCCGATATCAACCGGCGGCTGGCCAAAGGTGAGATGCCGCAGGCGTTCTGA
- a CDS encoding 2-aminoethylphosphonate--pyruvate transaminase: MSKAPILLTPGPLTTSIRTRQAMLVDWGSWDRDFNQLTASVCEQLLAIIDGSASHHCVPLQGSGTFAVEAAIGTLVPRDGKVLVLINGAYGQRLAKICKVLGRTYSTFETAEDQPTTAADVDRLLAADPAVTHVALIHCETSTGILNPLPEIAQVIKRHGKRLIIDAMSSFGALPIDAREIPFEALIAASGKCLEGVPGMGFVFAEKNALAGAEGNAHSLAMDLHDQHQYMAKTGQWRFTPPTHVVAALHEALLQYNEEGGLPARHQRYADNCKTLLDGMAAIGLRSFLPAEIQAPIIVTFHAPNDARYQFKDFYERVKAKGFILYPGKLTQVETFRVGCIGVVGADGMQAAVDAVAQVLREMEVLDI; this comes from the coding sequence ATGAGCAAAGCCCCGATTCTGCTGACCCCCGGCCCACTGACCACTTCAATCCGCACCCGCCAAGCCATGCTGGTGGACTGGGGTTCCTGGGACCGCGACTTCAACCAACTCACTGCCAGTGTCTGCGAACAACTGCTGGCGATCATCGATGGCAGCGCCAGCCACCACTGCGTGCCCCTGCAAGGCAGCGGCACCTTTGCCGTCGAAGCCGCCATCGGCACCCTCGTACCCCGTGACGGCAAGGTACTGGTGCTGATCAATGGCGCCTACGGCCAGCGCCTGGCCAAGATCTGCAAAGTTCTGGGCCGCACCTACAGCACCTTCGAAACCGCCGAAGACCAACCGACCACCGCCGCCGACGTCGACCGCCTGCTGGCCGCCGACCCGGCCGTGACCCACGTGGCGCTGATCCACTGCGAAACCAGCACCGGCATCCTCAACCCGCTGCCGGAGATTGCCCAGGTCATCAAGCGCCACGGCAAACGCCTGATCATCGACGCCATGAGCTCGTTCGGCGCGCTGCCGATCGATGCCCGCGAAATCCCCTTCGAAGCGCTGATCGCCGCCTCGGGCAAATGCCTTGAAGGCGTACCGGGCATGGGCTTCGTGTTCGCCGAGAAAAACGCCCTGGCCGGCGCCGAAGGCAATGCCCACTCCCTGGCCATGGACCTGCACGACCAGCACCAGTACATGGCCAAGACCGGCCAGTGGCGCTTCACCCCGCCCACCCACGTGGTCGCCGCCCTGCACGAAGCCTTGCTGCAATACAACGAAGAAGGCGGCCTGCCAGCGCGCCACCAGCGCTACGCCGACAACTGCAAGACCCTGCTCGACGGCATGGCGGCCATTGGCCTGCGCAGCTTCCTGCCGGCCGAGATCCAGGCACCGATCATCGTCACCTTCCACGCGCCGAACGATGCCCGCTACCAGTTCAAGGACTTCTACGAGCGGGTCAAGGCCAAGGGCTTCATCCTCTACCCGGGCAAGCTGACCCAGGTCGAAACCTTCCGCGTCGGCTGCATCGGCGTGGTCGGGGCGGACGGCATGCAGGCCGCTGTCGATGCCGTGGCCCAAGTGCTGCGGGAAATGGAAGTACTGGACATCTGA
- a CDS encoding Orn/Lys/Arg decarboxylase N-terminal domain-containing protein: MYKDLKFPILIVHRAIKADSVAGERIRGIADELSQDGFAILAAADHAEARLVAATHHGLACMLIAAEGVGENTHLLQNMAELIRLARLRAPNLPIFALGEQVTLENAPAEVMGELNQLRGILYLFEDTVPFLARQVARAAHIYLDGLLPPFFKALVQHTAQSNYSWHTPGHGGGVAYRKTPVGLAFHQFFGENTLRSDLSVSVPELGSLLDHTGPLAEAEARAARNFGADHTFFVINGTSTANKIVWHAMVGRDDLVLVDRNCHKSVVHAIIMTGAIPIYLCPERNELGIIGPIPLSEFSAEAIQAKILANPLARGRTPRVKLAVVTNSTYDGLCYHAGMIKQALGASVEVLHFDEAWFAYAAFHDFFENRYAMGTACEADSPLVFSTHSTHKLLAAFSQASMIHVQDGAQRQLDRDRFNEAFMMHISTSPQYSILASLDVASTMMEGPAGRSLLQEMFDEALSFRRALANLREHIAADDWWFSIWQPSTAEGIHRLAVQDWLLQPGAQWHGFGELADDYVLLDPLKVTLVMPGLDAGGVLGEHGIPAAVVSKFLWERGLVVEKTGLYSFLVLFSMGITKGKWSTLLTELLEFKRHYDGNTVLSACLPSVVAVAPSRYQGMGLRDLCNQLHDCYRANATAKQLKRLFTRLPEVVMSPAQAYDRMVRGEVEAVPIEALLGRVAAVMLVPYPPGIALIMPGERFTETTRSILDYLAFARAFDSGFPGFVADVHGLQHENGAYTVDCIKECE, encoded by the coding sequence ATGTACAAGGACCTCAAGTTCCCCATCCTCATCGTCCACCGGGCGATCAAGGCTGACAGTGTCGCCGGTGAACGTATCCGCGGTATTGCCGATGAGCTGAGCCAGGACGGCTTTGCCATCCTCGCCGCGGCCGACCATGCCGAAGCACGCCTGGTTGCCGCTACCCACCACGGCCTGGCCTGCATGCTGATCGCCGCCGAAGGCGTCGGCGAGAATACCCACCTGCTGCAGAACATGGCCGAACTGATTCGTCTGGCTCGCCTGCGGGCCCCGAACCTGCCCATCTTCGCCCTGGGCGAGCAGGTCACGCTGGAGAACGCACCCGCCGAAGTCATGGGCGAACTCAACCAGTTGCGTGGCATCCTCTATCTGTTCGAAGACACAGTGCCATTCCTGGCCCGGCAAGTCGCCCGCGCTGCCCATATCTACCTCGACGGCTTGCTGCCGCCGTTCTTCAAAGCCTTGGTGCAGCACACCGCTCAATCGAATTACTCATGGCACACCCCCGGTCATGGTGGCGGCGTGGCTTATCGCAAGACGCCCGTAGGCCTGGCGTTTCATCAGTTCTTCGGTGAAAACACCCTGCGCTCCGACCTGTCCGTTTCGGTGCCCGAACTGGGTTCGCTGCTCGACCATACCGGCCCGCTCGCCGAAGCCGAGGCCCGTGCCGCGCGCAACTTCGGCGCCGACCACACCTTCTTCGTGATCAATGGCACATCCACCGCCAACAAGATTGTCTGGCACGCCATGGTGGGCCGTGACGACCTGGTGCTGGTGGACCGCAACTGCCACAAGTCGGTGGTGCATGCGATCATCATGACTGGTGCCATTCCCATTTACCTGTGCCCAGAGCGCAACGAGCTGGGCATCATCGGCCCGATCCCGCTCAGTGAGTTCAGTGCCGAAGCGATCCAGGCGAAGATCCTGGCCAACCCCCTGGCCCGCGGCCGTACGCCTCGGGTCAAGCTGGCGGTGGTGACCAACTCCACCTACGACGGGCTGTGCTACCACGCTGGAATGATCAAGCAGGCGTTGGGCGCTAGCGTCGAGGTGCTGCACTTCGACGAAGCCTGGTTCGCCTATGCGGCCTTTCATGACTTCTTCGAAAACCGTTATGCCATGGGCACCGCCTGTGAGGCAGACAGCCCGCTGGTGTTCAGCACCCACTCCACCCACAAACTGCTCGCAGCCTTCAGTCAGGCGTCGATGATCCATGTTCAGGACGGCGCGCAGCGTCAGCTGGACCGCGACCGCTTCAACGAAGCGTTCATGATGCATATCTCCACTTCACCGCAATACAGCATCCTCGCCTCGCTGGACGTGGCTTCGACCATGATGGAAGGCCCGGCTGGGCGCTCGCTGCTGCAGGAGATGTTCGACGAGGCTCTGAGTTTTCGCCGGGCCCTGGCCAACCTGCGCGAGCACATCGCCGCCGATGACTGGTGGTTCAGTATCTGGCAGCCGTCGACGGCAGAAGGGATTCACCGACTTGCGGTGCAGGACTGGTTGTTGCAACCAGGTGCGCAGTGGCATGGCTTCGGCGAGCTGGCGGATGACTATGTATTGCTCGACCCGCTCAAGGTCACGTTGGTGATGCCCGGTCTCGATGCCGGTGGTGTGCTGGGCGAGCATGGCATTCCGGCGGCGGTGGTCAGCAAGTTCCTCTGGGAGCGTGGGCTGGTGGTGGAGAAGACCGGGTTGTACAGCTTCCTGGTGCTGTTCTCCATGGGCATCACCAAAGGCAAGTGGAGCACCTTGCTGACCGAGCTGTTGGAGTTCAAGCGTCACTACGACGGCAACACGGTATTGAGTGCGTGCCTGCCCAGCGTGGTGGCGGTGGCGCCTTCGCGTTATCAGGGCATGGGGCTGCGCGACCTGTGCAACCAGTTGCACGATTGCTACCGCGCCAACGCCACTGCCAAGCAGCTCAAGCGGTTGTTCACGCGGTTACCCGAGGTGGTGATGAGCCCGGCACAGGCTTATGACCGTATGGTACGCGGTGAAGTGGAAGCGGTGCCCATCGAGGCGCTGCTGGGTCGGGTCGCAGCGGTGATGCTGGTGCCGTATCCGCCAGGCATCGCGCTGATCATGCCGGGCGAGCGTTTCACCGAAACCACCCGCTCGATTCTCGATTACCTGGCCTTCGCCCGCGCATTCGACAGCGGCTTTCCTGGCTTCGTCGCCGACGTGCATGGGCTGCAGCATGAGAACGGCGCTTACACGGTGGACTGCATCAAGGAATGCGAATGA
- a CDS encoding LysR substrate-binding domain-containing protein, with protein MNLFQLRAFDAVAREGSFTRAAARLFISQPAVTGHIKALEEHYQITLLRRTARRVELTEEGTRLAAITRAMFSLAEEAQSMLEANRQLLTGRLEVAADGPHRVMPMLAQLRARFPGITVNLRLGNAQETLAALLSEHADVAVLTEVEPRKGLYLQSLGDSRMCALLPVGHAWAHEAGELALSELDKQIMVLREPSSITRRTFDQACAAAQVHPRVLLELDSREAVTEAVAAELGIGIVSSVEVAHDPRVVARPIAGDGLVNRHMVGCLERRRELRLIKAFLGLDGQ; from the coding sequence ATGAACCTGTTCCAGCTTCGTGCGTTCGACGCGGTCGCCCGTGAAGGCAGTTTTACCCGTGCCGCGGCACGCCTGTTCATCAGCCAGCCGGCGGTGACCGGGCACATCAAGGCGTTGGAGGAGCACTACCAGATCACCCTGTTGCGGCGCACGGCGCGGCGGGTGGAGCTGACGGAGGAGGGCACCCGTCTGGCCGCCATCACGCGGGCCATGTTCAGCCTGGCCGAAGAAGCGCAGTCGATGCTGGAAGCCAACCGGCAGTTGTTGACTGGGCGCCTGGAAGTGGCTGCCGATGGGCCACACAGGGTCATGCCGATGCTGGCCCAACTACGCGCACGCTTTCCCGGTATCACCGTCAACCTGCGGCTGGGCAATGCCCAGGAAACCCTGGCCGCTCTGCTGTCGGAGCATGCCGATGTGGCCGTGTTGACCGAAGTCGAGCCGCGCAAGGGGCTGTATTTACAGAGCCTTGGCGATTCGCGGATGTGTGCCTTGTTGCCTGTCGGCCATGCCTGGGCGCACGAGGCTGGTGAATTGGCCCTGTCCGAACTGGACAAGCAGATCATGGTGCTGCGTGAGCCCAGTTCGATCACCCGGCGCACCTTCGACCAGGCCTGTGCCGCTGCCCAGGTGCACCCTAGGGTGCTGCTGGAACTGGACAGCCGCGAGGCCGTGACCGAGGCTGTGGCGGCCGAATTGGGTATCGGCATCGTCTCGTCGGTGGAGGTCGCTCATGATCCCAGGGTGGTGGCTCGGCCGATTGCCGGCGACGGGTTGGTGAACCGGCACATGGTCGGTTGCCTGGAGCGTCGCCGTGAACTGCGTTTGATCAAGGCATTCCTGGGGTTGGATGGCCAATGA
- a CDS encoding AraC family transcriptional regulator has protein sequence MSEKDTISMQLVREALLQTCPAGQPDVGLLLRAGIDPAQLELAQARVSADAYAKLWRLLARRCNDEFFAMDPRGLPMGSLAFLTRAAMAQHSLGAGLEIALGFLSLMLQDLQPSLVRQQSLAEIVVNEPQDQPRRAFTYFTFWMIVHGVACWLAGRRIPILAIDLRCAEPPFCDDYRVMFSENLQFERPRTRMIIAADCLDLPLKRTPQELQRFLAEAPGNILVKYRDPASLARRIRGDLLKIDPAHWPDADSLARGLCLSSATLRRRLAEEGQTYQRLKDSARRELAIAWLAQAEPALGDIAERLGFADSSSFYKAFRKWFGCNPGHYRALIQARDAGE, from the coding sequence ATGAGCGAGAAAGACACCATATCCATGCAGCTGGTACGTGAGGCCCTGCTGCAGACATGCCCGGCCGGGCAACCCGATGTTGGCCTGCTGCTGCGCGCCGGCATCGACCCGGCACAGCTGGAGTTGGCGCAGGCAAGGGTGTCCGCCGATGCCTATGCCAAGCTCTGGCGCCTGCTGGCGAGGCGTTGCAACGATGAGTTCTTTGCCATGGACCCGCGCGGGCTGCCCATGGGCAGCCTTGCGTTTCTGACCCGCGCTGCGATGGCCCAGCACAGCCTCGGCGCCGGGCTCGAGATTGCCTTGGGCTTTCTGTCGTTGATGCTTCAGGACTTGCAACCCAGCCTGGTGCGCCAACAAAGCCTGGCTGAAATCGTCGTCAACGAACCCCAGGACCAACCTCGCCGGGCATTTACCTATTTCACCTTCTGGATGATCGTGCACGGTGTGGCCTGCTGGTTGGCGGGGCGACGCATCCCGATCCTGGCCATCGACCTGCGTTGTGCCGAGCCGCCGTTCTGCGACGATTACCGGGTGATGTTTTCCGAGAACCTGCAATTCGAACGCCCGCGCACACGCATGATCATCGCGGCGGACTGCCTCGATCTGCCGCTCAAGCGCACGCCCCAGGAGTTGCAGCGTTTTCTTGCCGAGGCACCGGGCAACATCCTGGTCAAGTACCGCGACCCGGCCAGCCTGGCCAGGCGTATTCGCGGTGACCTGCTGAAAATCGACCCGGCCCACTGGCCGGACGCTGACAGTCTTGCCCGTGGTTTATGCCTGTCGAGCGCCACCCTGCGCCGACGCCTGGCGGAAGAAGGGCAGACCTACCAGCGGCTCAAGGACAGTGCACGGCGGGAACTGGCCATTGCCTGGCTGGCCCAGGCGGAGCCTGCGCTGGGCGACATCGCCGAGCGCCTGGGCTTCGCCGACAGCAGTTCGTTCTACAAGGCGTTTCGCAAATGGTTCGGCTGCAACCCTGGGCATTACCGGGCGCTGATCCAGGCTCGCGACGCTGGCGAGTGA
- the rnhA gene encoding ribonuclease HI, whose translation MSDSVEMYTDGACKGNPGPGGWGVLLVFKGVEKELWGGERETTNNRMELMAAIQGLMALKRECEVVLTTDSQYVMKGINEWMANWKKRGWKTAAKEPVKNADLWQLLDEQVNRHKVTWKWVRGHIGHPGNERADQLANRGVDEVRSKG comes from the coding sequence ATGAGCGATAGCGTCGAGATGTATACCGATGGCGCCTGCAAGGGCAACCCCGGCCCAGGTGGCTGGGGCGTCCTGCTGGTCTTCAAGGGCGTCGAGAAGGAACTGTGGGGCGGCGAACGCGAAACCACCAACAACCGTATGGAACTGATGGCCGCGATCCAGGGGCTGATGGCTCTCAAGCGCGAATGCGAAGTGGTGCTGACCACCGACTCGCAGTACGTGATGAAGGGCATCAACGAGTGGATGGCCAACTGGAAGAAGCGTGGCTGGAAGACCGCTGCCAAGGAACCGGTGAAAAACGCCGACCTCTGGCAGTTGCTCGACGAGCAGGTTAACCGTCACAAGGTGACTTGGAAGTGGGTACGTGGTCACATCGGCCACCCCGGCAACGAGCGTGCCGACCAGCTCGCCAACCGCGGTGTCGACGAAGTGCGCAGCAAGGGTTGA
- a CDS encoding class I SAM-dependent methyltransferase, producing MTDQAFAQADPDWVELISLARDWFNGPLGRLMLEEEEKLLEEELGRFFGGFLVHYGPCAEAPPSAPQVQRNVRLGAPLPGVEIVCEEQAWPLGEHAADVVVLQHGLDFSLSPHGLLREAASAVRPGGHLLIVGINPWSSWGVRHFFSHGALRKARCISPSRVGDWLNLLGFALEKRRFGCYRPPLTSPAWQQRLAGWERMAGGWQSAGGGVYLLVARKMVVGLRPLRQVRREPMGKLLPLPMAKVNRTAANPDTEKH from the coding sequence ATGACCGACCAAGCCTTTGCCCAGGCCGACCCGGACTGGGTCGAGCTGATCAGCCTGGCCCGTGACTGGTTCAACGGGCCGCTCGGGCGACTGATGCTCGAAGAAGAGGAAAAACTGCTCGAAGAGGAACTGGGGCGCTTTTTTGGCGGCTTCCTCGTTCATTACGGCCCGTGTGCCGAGGCTCCGCCGAGTGCGCCTCAGGTACAACGCAACGTTCGCCTCGGCGCGCCGCTGCCGGGTGTGGAGATCGTCTGTGAAGAACAGGCCTGGCCGCTTGGCGAACATGCCGCCGACGTGGTGGTGCTGCAACATGGCCTGGACTTCAGTCTGTCGCCCCACGGCCTGCTGCGCGAGGCGGCCAGCGCCGTGCGCCCTGGCGGGCATCTGTTGATCGTCGGCATCAACCCCTGGAGCAGTTGGGGCGTGCGCCATTTCTTCAGCCATGGCGCACTGCGCAAGGCCCGCTGCATCTCGCCCTCGCGGGTTGGCGACTGGCTCAACCTGCTGGGCTTCGCGCTGGAGAAACGCCGCTTCGGGTGCTATCGTCCGCCGCTCACTTCACCGGCCTGGCAGCAACGCCTGGCGGGTTGGGAGCGGATGGCGGGAGGCTGGCAGAGTGCCGGCGGTGGGGTCTACCTGCTGGTAGCGCGCAAGATGGTGGTCGGCCTGCGGCCGTTGCGCCAGGTGCGCCGCGAGCCGATGGGCAAGCTGCTGCCGCTGCCGATGGCCAAGGTCAACCGTACCGCCGCCAACCCGGATACCGAAAAGCACTGA
- a CDS encoding NADPH-dependent FMN reductase, whose amino-acid sequence MSQVYSVAVVVGSLRKDSYNRKVARALSELAPSSLALKIVEIGDLPLYNEDVEAEGVPESWKHFRDEIRRSDAVLFVTPEYNRSVPGCLKNAIDVGSRPYGQSAWSGKPAAVVSVSPGAIGGFGANHAVRQSLVFLDMPCMQMPEAYIGGAASLFEDNGKLNDKTRPFLQGFIDKFASWVKLNRAV is encoded by the coding sequence ATGAGCCAGGTGTATTCGGTAGCGGTCGTCGTCGGCAGCTTGCGCAAGGATTCGTACAACCGCAAGGTGGCCCGGGCACTTTCGGAGCTGGCGCCGTCCAGCCTTGCCTTGAAGATCGTCGAGATCGGCGACTTGCCGCTGTACAACGAGGATGTCGAGGCTGAAGGCGTGCCCGAGTCCTGGAAGCACTTTCGTGATGAGATTCGTCGCAGTGACGCCGTGCTGTTCGTGACCCCGGAGTACAACCGGTCGGTGCCGGGCTGCTTGAAAAATGCCATTGACGTGGGGTCCAGGCCCTACGGGCAAAGTGCCTGGAGCGGCAAGCCGGCGGCGGTGGTGAGTGTCTCGCCGGGGGCCATCGGTGGTTTTGGTGCCAACCATGCCGTGCGCCAGTCGCTGGTGTTTCTCGACATGCCCTGCATGCAGATGCCCGAGGCCTATATCGGTGGGGCGGCGAGCCTGTTCGAGGACAACGGCAAGCTCAATGACAAGACCCGGCCGTTCCTGCAAGGGTTCATCGACAAGTTTGCTTCGTGGGTGAAGCTGAACCGCGCGGTTTGA
- the gloB gene encoding hydroxyacylglutathione hydrolase → MIQIDALPAFSDNYIWLLQDTAKRRCAVVDPGDAGPVEAWLAANPGWVLEDILVTHHHNDHVGGVERLKRLTYARVCGPANERIPCRDLALDEGDQLTVLGVTFQVLAVPGHTLGHIAYFSDQPATPLLFSGDTLFAAGCGRMFEGTPEQMQPALARLAALPERTEVYCAHEYTLSNLRFAKAVEPSNPHVLQRFEDVTQLRADNRITLPSTIGLERLTNPFLRTSETLVKQKADEWKGHSNPTQVTVFAALRSWKDTF, encoded by the coding sequence ATGATACAGATCGATGCTCTCCCCGCTTTCTCCGACAACTACATATGGTTGTTACAGGATACTGCCAAACGCCGTTGCGCGGTGGTCGATCCAGGTGACGCCGGCCCGGTGGAAGCCTGGCTCGCCGCCAACCCTGGCTGGGTGTTGGAAGACATCCTGGTGACTCACCACCATAACGATCACGTCGGCGGTGTCGAGCGCCTCAAGCGCTTGACCTATGCACGGGTCTGCGGCCCGGCCAACGAGCGCATTCCCTGCCGCGACCTGGCATTGGACGAAGGCGACCAGCTGACAGTGCTGGGCGTGACCTTCCAGGTGCTGGCCGTGCCAGGCCATACCCTCGGGCATATCGCCTATTTCAGCGATCAACCCGCGACTCCGCTGCTGTTCAGTGGTGACACGCTGTTCGCCGCCGGTTGCGGGCGCATGTTCGAAGGCACGCCAGAGCAGATGCAACCCGCTCTCGCCCGCCTGGCGGCCTTGCCCGAGCGAACCGAGGTGTACTGCGCCCACGAATACACCCTGAGCAACCTGCGTTTTGCCAAGGCCGTGGAGCCGTCAAACCCGCACGTTCTGCAACGGTTCGAGGACGTTACCCAGCTACGCGCCGACAATCGCATCACATTGCCATCAACCATCGGCCTCGAGAGGCTGACCAACCCCTTCCTGCGTACCTCTGAAACATTAGTTAAACAAAAAGCAGACGAATGGAAGGGACATTCAAACCCCACGCAGGTCACTGTTTTTGCTGCCTTGAGGTCTTGGAAGGACACCTTCTGA